A portion of the Sulfurospirillum diekertiae genome contains these proteins:
- a CDS encoding PD-(D/E)XK nuclease family protein has protein sequence MLEVFATSRAVRSFYDTFLDANTLLPKAITIAELEQKAVLVPHHALVDDDMRVLLMQEASRFTKFELLYIEREFFTFFEKLHLSVSFFEELSHEKVALDALLSADTYEHYAEHLEVLQTLLKHYKALLSKQALYDRITLPECYELNISYIRSLGAVRVHLEGFLSRFEVELLTQIAVLIPLHVNVTISAYNQKMVSLFAELGIILEQNNTYEINLSTKEILHVKPQNPFKQDTHVYGFSSRLAQMGYVQSAIAQFVEEGLNPEEIVVILPDERFAEVLRPFDTWHNLNFAMGISLKQSSFYQKLSAIEKAMRNDEIEDHLRIARLKIEPEIMVTCKEIWHQKVSPETAMNFFEKLLAFDLKEHQHPLFQEAFFAFTHFLKHAPALRFEQVTKLLLNRLAVLTQDDVRGGKVTVLGVLETRGVSYKGVIVLDFNDEFVPKRSQKDLFLSSAVRAHAGLPTKRDRENLQRYYYHQLFSRAQKIAIAYVKNETSMPSRFLDELGFNTTVMADEKALQPLLFELNASKTLYDQPFIDAPYDLKAFPLSATKLKTLLTCKRQFYFRYIARLKEAKMPSTKIDEQVIGLTLHKVLEDAICNEVLLDEKSLYAKLETLLKENNHHEVWGYFVDVWLQKLRPFMHNEIRRFDEGFRVFKKEFVHAVPYAGFILEGQIDRIDQKDDELFVIDYKSGKVPTTSERTLESTTDFQLVFYAYIASSLGTVGGVYYYDLKEGVLVPENFLEEKKALLHVKLQELSKPINGYELCEEIKHCRLCPYVQFCGREEQI, from the coding sequence ATGTTAGAAGTTTTTGCAACAAGTCGTGCGGTACGCTCTTTTTATGACACATTTTTGGATGCGAACACCCTTCTTCCCAAAGCCATCACGATTGCTGAATTAGAGCAAAAAGCCGTTCTTGTGCCACATCACGCTTTGGTTGATGACGATATGCGTGTGCTTCTCATGCAAGAAGCCTCTCGCTTTACCAAATTTGAACTTCTCTATATTGAGCGTGAGTTTTTTACCTTTTTTGAAAAACTCCACCTATCTGTTTCGTTTTTTGAAGAGCTTAGTCATGAAAAGGTGGCACTTGACGCGTTGTTGAGTGCAGATACGTATGAGCATTACGCAGAGCATTTAGAAGTATTGCAAACGCTTCTTAAACACTATAAAGCGCTTTTGTCTAAACAAGCCTTGTATGACCGCATCACACTTCCTGAATGCTATGAGCTTAATATCTCGTACATTCGCTCTTTAGGGGCTGTACGTGTTCATTTAGAGGGTTTTTTGAGCCGTTTTGAAGTGGAACTTCTTACCCAAATAGCAGTGCTGATTCCTTTACATGTAAACGTTACCATCAGTGCTTACAATCAAAAAATGGTTTCACTTTTTGCCGAACTTGGCATCATTTTAGAACAAAACAACACCTATGAGATCAATCTCTCCACGAAAGAGATTTTACATGTAAAGCCGCAAAACCCTTTCAAACAAGATACACACGTTTATGGCTTTTCATCGCGTCTTGCACAAATGGGCTATGTTCAAAGTGCCATAGCTCAGTTTGTGGAAGAGGGTTTAAACCCCGAAGAGATTGTGGTCATTTTACCCGATGAGCGTTTCGCTGAAGTGCTGCGCCCCTTTGATACATGGCACAATCTCAACTTTGCAATGGGCATAAGCTTGAAGCAGAGTTCGTTTTATCAAAAACTGAGCGCCATTGAAAAAGCAATGCGCAATGATGAGATCGAAGATCATCTCCGCATTGCGCGATTAAAAATAGAACCCGAAATCATGGTTACATGTAAAGAGATTTGGCACCAAAAAGTCTCTCCTGAGACGGCAATGAACTTCTTTGAAAAGCTCCTCGCCTTTGATCTCAAAGAGCATCAACATCCTCTGTTTCAAGAAGCTTTTTTTGCCTTTACCCACTTTTTAAAACATGCACCTGCTCTTCGTTTTGAGCAAGTCACCAAACTGCTGTTAAACCGCCTTGCCGTCCTTACGCAAGATGATGTTAGAGGTGGAAAGGTCACCGTACTCGGTGTCCTTGAAACCAGAGGTGTCTCCTATAAAGGCGTTATTGTTCTTGATTTTAACGATGAATTTGTGCCCAAACGCAGTCAAAAAGACCTTTTTCTCTCCTCGGCTGTAAGAGCACATGCAGGGCTTCCCACTAAGAGAGATCGTGAGAATTTACAACGCTATTACTACCATCAGCTTTTCTCGCGTGCGCAGAAAATTGCCATAGCTTATGTGAAAAATGAGACAAGTATGCCTTCACGCTTTTTGGATGAGCTTGGCTTTAATACAACCGTTATGGCGGATGAAAAAGCCCTTCAGCCGCTTCTCTTTGAGCTCAATGCTTCTAAAACGCTTTACGATCAGCCGTTTATCGATGCACCTTACGATCTTAAAGCGTTTCCCCTTTCGGCAACAAAGCTCAAAACACTGCTTACATGTAAACGTCAGTTTTACTTTCGTTACATCGCAAGGCTCAAAGAGGCGAAAATGCCGAGCACTAAAATAGACGAGCAAGTGATCGGCTTGACACTTCATAAAGTGCTTGAAGATGCGATATGCAATGAAGTATTATTGGATGAAAAGAGCCTTTATGCCAAACTTGAAACGCTTTTAAAAGAGAACAACCACCATGAAGTTTGGGGTTACTTTGTCGATGTGTGGCTTCAAAAACTTCGCCCGTTTATGCACAATGAGATCCGTCGCTTTGATGAGGGCTTTCGCGTTTTCAAAAAAGAGTTTGTGCATGCCGTGCCGTATGCGGGTTTTATATTAGAAGGGCAGATTGACCGCATAGACCAAAAAGATGATGAGCTGTTTGTCATCGACTATAAAAGTGGCAAAGTGCCAACGACGAGTGAGCGAACACTAGAAAGTACTACCGATTTTCAGCTGGTCTTTTACGCGTACATTGCAAGCTCACTTGGTACTGTTGGAGGCGTTTATTATTACGATCTCAAAGAGGGCGTTTTAGTCCCTGAAAACTTCCTCGAAGAGAAGAAAGCCCTTTTACATGTAAAACTACAAGAGCTATCCAAACCGATCAATGGCTACGAGTTATGCGAGGAGATCAAACATTGCAGGCTTTGTCCTTACGTGCAGTTTTGCGGACGGGAGGAGCAGATATGA
- a CDS encoding FixH family protein encodes MDKVKSERTYYPHVVVGMIIGCVIACAITVKIAMDHPVEMDTFYMEKYQKVENNINEIIELQGKFDTQFNLAYSTEKFEMGQNSITLKLTDKSGVAVNNANITMMLSRPDSNKDNKQLLPSKVENGNYTFGPFEINKPGRWQILSKINVGEFKGYHKNEAYAAQ; translated from the coding sequence GTGGACAAAGTGAAAAGTGAGCGTACCTACTATCCTCATGTAGTTGTTGGTATGATTATTGGATGTGTGATTGCATGTGCTATTACCGTTAAAATTGCTATGGACCATCCTGTTGAGATGGATACATTTTATATGGAAAAGTATCAAAAAGTTGAAAATAATATTAATGAAATTATAGAATTACAGGGAAAATTTGATACTCAATTCAACCTTGCATATTCCACAGAAAAATTTGAAATGGGACAAAATAGCATTACGCTAAAGCTCACCGATAAAAGTGGAGTGGCTGTGAATAATGCAAATATCACCATGATGCTCTCTCGTCCAGATAGCAATAAGGATAATAAGCAGTTATTACCGTCTAAGGTAGAAAATGGCAATTATACCTTTGGCCCTTTTGAAATCAACAAGCCAGGACGATGGCAGATTTTGAGTAAAATAAACGTAGGCGAATTTAAAGGCTATCATAAAAATGAGGCCTATGCAGCACAGTAG